In the Leptospira limi genome, one interval contains:
- a CDS encoding MarR family winged helix-turn-helix transcriptional regulator: MKQKKSNSAIVKSDFSVNKAEDSSGFLLWQVTSLWQREIRYALEPLKLTHSQFVLLASILWLTQQEKEVTQVLLSEHTKIDPMTTSTVIRTLIQKGYVDRKEHSTDTRAKIVSLTKSGELITKNAVKKVESFDHDFFSALGVTKHEFNESLLKILSRY, encoded by the coding sequence ATGAAGCAAAAAAAATCAAATAGTGCAATTGTTAAGAGCGACTTTAGTGTCAATAAGGCAGAAGATAGCTCTGGATTTTTGTTATGGCAAGTAACGAGTCTTTGGCAAAGAGAGATTCGTTATGCACTTGAACCACTAAAATTGACACATTCACAATTTGTATTGTTAGCAAGTATCCTTTGGTTGACCCAACAAGAAAAGGAAGTGACTCAGGTTCTTTTGTCAGAACATACAAAGATCGATCCGATGACTACGTCCACTGTCATTCGCACATTAATCCAAAAAGGATATGTTGATCGAAAGGAACACAGTACAGATACCAGAGCAAAAATTGTGAGTTTAACTAAGAGTGGTGAATTGATTACAAAAAATGCAGTAAAAAAAGTAGAATCCTTCGATCACGATTTTTTTTCTGCGTTAGGTGTCACCAAACATGAATTTAATGAGAGTTTATTGAAAATACTGTCTAGATATTGA
- a CDS encoding cyclic nucleotide-binding domain-containing protein: protein MRSKTTAPTLKQIISSTDLFLNLSTETKEHLERSFHKVKFVKNKVVIKQGELGNALYLVATGSFSVYMTNDGKKQKLGEVKPGSCFGEGALVTDEPRNATVVCDQSGIVYRIGRNEFKKAFKDRSEELKSFVRLISRRSRALHRSVFRPEPQRIKELISSVSLFQGVGAKLISELENQMEWIFLPGGETLMRQGDKADGMYIVVNGSLVYEVRNDLGLVVSTGTFSKGDIIGEMALLTGEPRTATVVATLSCEIVKVSTAAFESVFSKHPPSMLAITKLIADRFTKDRMGKRTVKKTRSIITLFPLQKDLSVRDFAHNLASALKKIGRTTIVESKDFKKIKADREHAVSDILESLYHLQDSHDFLILCPDFEDKLWTETILHHTNRILLLSDAKKADALSPEEIRFLGDSEETHGPIRELVLLYSDPNEKPQNISNLTKIRKTDVVRHIRTYSHHGFESLTRFITGRSIGLALGGGGAKGFAHIGLIKAMQEENIPIDMIGGTSAGALMASIYALGNDAPNLERIAKSLMSDKKTLNDYTVPVVSLIRGKKFNTVIKSFVGDTMIEDLWLPYFAVATSLSKAQKVIIDRGPLWKALRASASIPGILPPFFENNELLVDGAMLDNIPGAVMRDKGADFVISVALTSEGDSAADELFGGIYPKNNSGALPSALRLLFKRLFSKSQNLKEAPNLLSLMMRATFVASDAAMAQAKAESDIFAELPVEQFGLFDWKKFYELVEIGYRYGKTHAKNWKKQLGIQN, encoded by the coding sequence ATGCGGTCAAAAACAACAGCTCCAACCCTAAAACAAATCATTTCCAGTACTGATTTATTCTTAAACCTCTCTACTGAAACAAAAGAACATCTGGAGCGTTCGTTCCATAAAGTTAAATTTGTTAAGAACAAAGTTGTGATCAAACAAGGAGAACTTGGCAATGCTCTTTACCTGGTTGCGACAGGAAGTTTTAGCGTTTACATGACAAATGACGGAAAAAAGCAGAAATTAGGTGAGGTGAAACCTGGCAGTTGTTTCGGAGAAGGAGCTCTCGTGACGGACGAACCTAGAAACGCCACAGTTGTCTGCGACCAATCTGGCATCGTCTACCGCATTGGTCGTAATGAATTCAAAAAGGCCTTTAAAGATCGTTCGGAAGAGCTGAAATCATTTGTCAGACTCATTAGCCGAAGGTCGCGTGCTCTTCATAGAAGTGTGTTTCGTCCAGAACCTCAGCGCATCAAAGAACTCATCTCTTCAGTATCACTTTTCCAAGGGGTGGGAGCAAAACTCATCTCGGAATTGGAAAACCAGATGGAATGGATTTTTTTGCCAGGTGGCGAAACTCTGATGCGGCAAGGAGACAAAGCCGACGGAATGTACATTGTCGTTAACGGCAGTTTGGTGTATGAAGTCAGAAACGACCTAGGCCTAGTGGTATCAACAGGTACTTTTTCCAAAGGTGATATCATTGGTGAGATGGCTCTATTAACAGGGGAACCGAGGACTGCAACGGTAGTCGCAACTTTATCCTGTGAAATAGTAAAAGTTAGTACTGCCGCTTTCGAGTCTGTGTTTTCCAAACATCCGCCAAGTATGCTTGCGATCACCAAACTCATCGCAGATCGATTCACCAAGGACCGAATGGGAAAACGAACTGTCAAAAAAACAAGGAGCATCATCACTCTTTTCCCACTCCAGAAGGATCTTTCGGTTCGCGATTTTGCCCATAACCTCGCAAGCGCTCTGAAAAAAATCGGACGTACGACGATCGTTGAAAGTAAAGACTTCAAGAAAATCAAGGCAGACCGCGAACACGCAGTTTCAGACATCCTCGAATCCTTATATCATTTGCAGGACTCACATGACTTCCTGATCCTATGTCCCGATTTTGAAGACAAACTTTGGACAGAAACAATTCTCCATCATACAAATCGTATTTTACTGTTAAGTGATGCGAAAAAAGCAGATGCCCTTTCTCCAGAAGAAATCCGTTTTCTTGGAGATTCGGAAGAAACCCATGGTCCCATCCGAGAGCTTGTATTGCTCTACTCTGACCCAAATGAAAAACCACAAAATATTTCTAACCTAACTAAGATTAGAAAAACAGATGTTGTCAGACATATCCGCACTTATAGTCACCACGGATTTGAAAGTCTAACTCGCTTCATCACTGGCCGTTCCATTGGACTTGCTCTGGGTGGCGGAGGTGCAAAAGGTTTCGCACATATTGGGCTTATCAAAGCCATGCAGGAAGAAAATATTCCCATCGACATGATTGGTGGTACAAGTGCAGGAGCCCTTATGGCAAGTATCTATGCTTTGGGCAACGATGCTCCCAATTTGGAACGGATTGCGAAGTCTCTCATGAGTGACAAAAAAACGTTAAACGATTATACAGTTCCCGTTGTATCTCTCATTCGTGGTAAAAAATTCAATACTGTGATTAAGAGTTTTGTCGGTGATACGATGATCGAAGATCTCTGGCTACCCTATTTTGCTGTCGCAACAAGCCTTTCAAAAGCACAAAAAGTAATCATAGACCGTGGTCCATTATGGAAAGCACTCCGCGCTTCCGCTTCGATACCAGGTATATTACCTCCCTTCTTCGAAAACAATGAACTGTTAGTCGATGGAGCAATGTTAGATAATATTCCAGGTGCTGTGATGCGGGACAAGGGAGCAGATTTTGTGATTTCTGTCGCCCTTACTTCAGAAGGTGATTCCGCAGCTGATGAACTCTTTGGTGGCATTTATCCCAAAAACAATTCGGGTGCATTACCCTCGGCACTTCGATTGCTCTTCAAACGACTCTTCAGTAAATCGCAGAATCTAAAAGAAGCCCCGAACCTTCTTAGCCTTATGATGCGTGCGACTTTTGTAGCTTCGGATGCTGCAATGGCGCAAGCAAAAGCTGAGTCTGATATTTTTGCGGAGTTACCAGTCGAACAGTTTGGACTCTTCGATTGGAAAAAGTTCTATGAACTGGTTGAAATTGGATACCGTTATGGAAAGACACATGCAAAGAATTGGAAAAAACAACTTGGGATTCAAAATTAA
- a CDS encoding lactonase family protein, giving the protein MKVSRILSAYRNIHRCLCSFALLCFLLNCKPADLNAACDPASKNFFLSKLLSPNQSCLGQIDPSKSQPIHSLYLSDVSNGLLYTFNTGNDGVLSLKGSIATTLTNPFTILWNGKHLVINGGDTFKSYLRNSDGTLSLKNTYVASVTPVVIQGTTAFHPSGKFFYYTVNTATAITSFSKLQLDSEGTFSGEANTVTGQNWSVMGPIHPTGNYFMTFHKLSAATRMFYPIADVNTGAVGTPTSNATVTDTTLYPENGHCIYSSNANFMYCANNSDQGNNGSIVQMSVTSTSNAVLAPSSVLVQSPTAYLSPKSLVLHPSSQYIYAYGETNIYAYAVDQVTGVINPTVLSSVPTPGGASCTSNSNVTRLAIHPLGNMLYAVCVSTNGSNRLGSYPINSSGQLSLPTLTTIPNTTNSMNLLFVSGN; this is encoded by the coding sequence ATGAAAGTATCTAGAATATTATCAGCATATCGAAATATTCATCGCTGCCTCTGTTCATTTGCATTACTTTGTTTCCTATTAAACTGTAAACCAGCTGACCTCAATGCTGCTTGTGACCCTGCATCAAAAAATTTCTTTCTCTCAAAATTATTATCACCGAATCAATCTTGCTTAGGACAAATAGACCCTTCCAAGTCGCAACCGATACATTCCTTATATTTATCAGATGTTTCAAATGGTCTCCTGTATACTTTTAATACAGGTAACGATGGTGTTCTTTCCTTAAAAGGAAGTATTGCAACTACTTTAACAAATCCATTTACGATTTTATGGAATGGAAAACATCTCGTAATCAATGGTGGAGATACATTTAAATCTTATCTCAGAAATTCTGATGGTACGTTATCCTTGAAAAATACCTATGTTGCAAGTGTAACTCCTGTAGTCATACAAGGGACCACAGCATTTCATCCTAGTGGAAAATTTTTTTATTACACAGTGAATACGGCTACTGCCATTACATCTTTTTCAAAACTACAACTAGACTCTGAAGGAACTTTTTCTGGTGAAGCAAATACCGTGACGGGACAAAATTGGTCAGTGATGGGCCCAATCCATCCAACGGGAAATTATTTTATGACATTTCACAAACTAAGTGCAGCAACAAGAATGTTCTATCCCATAGCGGATGTGAATACTGGAGCCGTTGGAACTCCAACAAGTAATGCAACAGTGACTGATACTACCCTATATCCCGAAAACGGACATTGTATCTACTCTTCCAATGCAAATTTTATGTACTGTGCGAACAATTCAGACCAAGGGAATAATGGTTCAATCGTTCAAATGTCTGTTACTTCAACATCGAATGCTGTCCTTGCTCCATCATCGGTTTTGGTTCAAAGTCCTACTGCATATTTATCTCCAAAATCACTAGTTCTTCACCCCTCTAGTCAATATATCTATGCTTATGGGGAAACCAATATCTATGCTTATGCAGTTGATCAGGTAACGGGCGTTATTAACCCAACAGTTCTCAGTTCTGTCCCGACTCCCGGTGGTGCTTCCTGTACATCAAACTCAAATGTAACCAGACTAGCAATTCATCCGCTTGGCAATATGTTATATGCAGTTTGTGTCTCTACAAACGGTTCAAATCGTTTAGGCTCCTATCCAATCAATAGCTCTGGACAGTTGAGTCTTCCGACATTAACTACAATTCCCAATACCACAAATAGCATGAATCTTCTTTTTGTATCAGGAAATTAA
- a CDS encoding SRPBCC family protein yields MIVNTYAYTTNEIKQEQIWKLMSDVNRWKDWDSTLEKSEMLGKFEAGNFFMIRPSGGPDVKIQLIEVRPNSYFKDFTKFPLAKMFGEHFYEKTSEGLKITITMSISGPLAFLWNMIVMKNIVSHLAEDVKLQINEAKKIK; encoded by the coding sequence ATGATCGTCAATACGTACGCATACACTACGAACGAAATTAAACAGGAACAAATTTGGAAATTGATGTCAGACGTGAATCGTTGGAAAGATTGGGATTCTACTCTTGAAAAATCGGAAATGTTGGGTAAATTCGAAGCTGGGAATTTTTTTATGATTCGCCCCTCTGGTGGACCAGATGTAAAAATTCAATTGATAGAAGTGAGACCCAATTCTTATTTCAAGGACTTTACAAAATTTCCTTTGGCAAAAATGTTTGGTGAACATTTTTATGAGAAAACATCTGAGGGACTCAAAATTACAATTACAATGTCGATCTCCGGACCACTTGCATTTTTATGGAATATGATTGTCATGAAAAATATCGTAAGTCATCTCGCAGAAGATGTGAAACTACAAATCAATGAAGCAAAAAAAATCAAATAG